Proteins from a genomic interval of Cucumis melo cultivar AY chromosome 7, USDA_Cmelo_AY_1.0, whole genome shotgun sequence:
- the LOC103494414 gene encoding cytochrome c oxidase assembly protein COX11, mitochondrial isoform X1: MGILTKMAGGGMIGQLLRRKLKTQSTVRMSFGALSFLGDGAPEHLSFATVASCYEADHGLQCPSYIWSRNGNLSSHVHASLTSNFLLQSTYSLSRTCNVYKRGYGLDVCGLKMGCGFHSQSFRKSHWFSPLSTRYIGRYSSLHNIQRSYCTAAIERKSKNMLFYLVALVLTMVGCSYAAVPLYRRFCQATGYGGTVQRRESVEEKIARHAKDGTVTTRDIVVQFNADVADGMPWKFIPTQREVRVKPGESALAFYTAENKSSTPITGVSTYNVTPMKAAIYFNKIQCFCFEEQRLLPGEQIDMPVFFYIDPEFETDPKMDGINNLILSYTFFKVSEE, encoded by the exons ATGGGAATACTGACTAAAATGGCTGGTGGAGGAATGATTGGGCAGTTACTAAGGAGGAAGCTTAAGACCCAATCTACCGTAAGAATG TCCTTCGGAGCACTTTCTTTTCTTGGAGATGGTGCGCCAGAACATTTGAGCTTTGCAACAGTAGCATCCTGTTATGAGGCTGATCATGGGTTACAGTGTCCAAGCTACATCTGGTCTCGCAATGGTAATCTCAGTTCACATGTTCATGCATC GTTGACATCCAACTTTCTACTGCAGTCAACTTATAGTTTAAGTCGAACTTGTAATGTTTATAAAAGAGGTTATGGTCTAGATGTATGTGGATTAAAAATGGGATGTGGCTTTCATTCACAGTCATTTCGAAAGTCTCATTGGTTTTCACCTCTTTCTACTCGTTATATTGGGAGGTATTCTTCCTTGCACAATATTCAACGCAGCTACTGTACAGCTGCTATTGAACGGAAGTCCAAAAATATGCTTTTCTACCTTGTGGCATTGGTTCTTACCATGGTAGGATGTAGTTATGCGGCTGTTCCTCTTTATAGGAGATTCTGCCAAGCTACTGGTTATGGGGGCACTGTTCAGCGCCGTGAG AGTGTTGAAGAAAAGATTGCTCGCCATGCTAAAGATGGAACAGTAACTACAAG GGATATTGTTGTCCAGTTTAATGCTGACGTAGCTGATGGAATGCCTTGGAAGTTCATTCCAACACAGAGAGAG GTAAGGGTAAAACCTGGAGAAAGTGCACTTGCATTCTATACTGCTGAAAATAAAAGTTCAACTCCAATTACTGGTGTGTCTACGTACAATGTTACACCTATGAAG GCTGCAATCTACTTCAATAAAATACAATGCTTTTGCTTCGAAGAGCAACGTCTCCTTCCTGGGGAGCAGATCGACATGCCT GTGTTCTTCTACATTGATCCTGAGTTTGAAACTGACCCAAAAATGGACGGCATCAACAATTTGATTCTGTCCTACACTTTTTTCAAGGTTTCAGAAGAATAG
- the LOC103494414 gene encoding cytochrome c oxidase assembly protein COX11, mitochondrial isoform X2, whose product MGILTKMAGGGMIGQLLRRKLKTQSTSFGALSFLGDGAPEHLSFATVASCYEADHGLQCPSYIWSRNGNLSSHVHASLTSNFLLQSTYSLSRTCNVYKRGYGLDVCGLKMGCGFHSQSFRKSHWFSPLSTRYIGRYSSLHNIQRSYCTAAIERKSKNMLFYLVALVLTMVGCSYAAVPLYRRFCQATGYGGTVQRRESVEEKIARHAKDGTVTTRDIVVQFNADVADGMPWKFIPTQREVRVKPGESALAFYTAENKSSTPITGVSTYNVTPMKAAIYFNKIQCFCFEEQRLLPGEQIDMPVFFYIDPEFETDPKMDGINNLILSYTFFKVSEE is encoded by the exons ATGGGAATACTGACTAAAATGGCTGGTGGAGGAATGATTGGGCAGTTACTAAGGAGGAAGCTTAAGACCCAATCTACC TCCTTCGGAGCACTTTCTTTTCTTGGAGATGGTGCGCCAGAACATTTGAGCTTTGCAACAGTAGCATCCTGTTATGAGGCTGATCATGGGTTACAGTGTCCAAGCTACATCTGGTCTCGCAATGGTAATCTCAGTTCACATGTTCATGCATC GTTGACATCCAACTTTCTACTGCAGTCAACTTATAGTTTAAGTCGAACTTGTAATGTTTATAAAAGAGGTTATGGTCTAGATGTATGTGGATTAAAAATGGGATGTGGCTTTCATTCACAGTCATTTCGAAAGTCTCATTGGTTTTCACCTCTTTCTACTCGTTATATTGGGAGGTATTCTTCCTTGCACAATATTCAACGCAGCTACTGTACAGCTGCTATTGAACGGAAGTCCAAAAATATGCTTTTCTACCTTGTGGCATTGGTTCTTACCATGGTAGGATGTAGTTATGCGGCTGTTCCTCTTTATAGGAGATTCTGCCAAGCTACTGGTTATGGGGGCACTGTTCAGCGCCGTGAG AGTGTTGAAGAAAAGATTGCTCGCCATGCTAAAGATGGAACAGTAACTACAAG GGATATTGTTGTCCAGTTTAATGCTGACGTAGCTGATGGAATGCCTTGGAAGTTCATTCCAACACAGAGAGAG GTAAGGGTAAAACCTGGAGAAAGTGCACTTGCATTCTATACTGCTGAAAATAAAAGTTCAACTCCAATTACTGGTGTGTCTACGTACAATGTTACACCTATGAAG GCTGCAATCTACTTCAATAAAATACAATGCTTTTGCTTCGAAGAGCAACGTCTCCTTCCTGGGGAGCAGATCGACATGCCT GTGTTCTTCTACATTGATCCTGAGTTTGAAACTGACCCAAAAATGGACGGCATCAACAATTTGATTCTGTCCTACACTTTTTTCAAGGTTTCAGAAGAATAG
- the LOC103494416 gene encoding acyl-coenzyme A oxidase, peroxisomal produces MASARESNRTVDDESHAASRRIERLSLHLTPMIPLPVDGSYRMEIVTCAGNSKVKMDVDMGSLSMFMRGKHREIQERVFEFFNSRPELQTPVEISMNDHRELCMKQLIGMVREAGIKPFRFVNQDPGKYFAIMEAVGSVDVSLAIKMGVQFSLWGGSVLNLGTKKHRDKFFDGIDNVDYPGCFAMTELHHGSNVQGLQTTATFDLITDEFIINTPNDGAIKWWIGNAAVHGKFATVFAKLVLPTHGSKKTADMGVHAFIVPIRDLKTHKTLPGIEIHDCGHKVGLNGVDNGALRFRSVRIPRDNLLDRFGQVSRDGKYKSSLPSINKRFAATLGELVGGRVGLAYSSASVLKIASTIAIRYSLLRQQFGPPKQPEVSILDYQSQQHKLMPMLASTYAFQFATIQLVEKYAQMKKTHDEELVGDVHALSAGLKAYITSYTAKSLSTCREACGGHGYAAVNRFGTLRNDHDIFQTFEGDNTVLLQQVAAYLLKQYKEKFQGGTLAVTWNYLRESMNTYLSQPNPVTARWESTDHLRDPKFQLDAFQYRTSRLLQSVAVRLRKHTKTLGGFGAWNRCLNHLLTLAESHIESVILAQFIEAIQRCPNANTQATLKLVCDLYALDRIWNDIGTYRNVDYVAPNKAKAIHKLTEYLCFQVRNIAQELVDAFDLPDHVTRAPIAMQSNAYSQYTQYVGF; encoded by the exons ATGGCATCAGCAAGAGAATCGAATCGGACGGTGGATGATGAATCTCATGCAGCCTCCCGCCGGATCGAGCGGCTGTCCTTGCACCTGACTCCGATGATTCCCCTTCCCGTAGACGGTTCGTACAGAATGGAAATCGTAACGTGCGCGGGAAATTCGAAGGTGAAAATGGATGTCGACATGGGAAGTTTATCTATGTTTATGAGGGGGAAACATAGGGAAATTCAAGAGCGCGTTTTTGAGTTCTTCAATTCGAGGCCTGAATTGCAAACGCCGGTAGAGATCTCTATGAACGATCATCGGGAGCTTTGTATGAAGCAATTGATTGGTATGGTGAGAGAGGCCGGAATTAAGCCGTTTAGGTTTGTGAATCAAGATCCTGGTAAATATTTCGCCATTATGGAAGCTGTTGGAAGCGTCGATGTCTCTCTCGCCATTAAAATGGGTGTCCAGTTCAG TCTTTGGGGCGGCTCTGTTCTCAATTTAGGAACCAAAAAGCACAGAGACAAATTCTTTGATGGTATTGACAATGTGGATTATCCTGGCTGTTTTGCTATGACTGAACTTCATCATG GCTCAAACGTTCAGGGTCTACAAACAACAGCTACATTTGATCTGATCACTGATGAATTCATTATCAATACACCAAATGATGGAGCCATCAAATGGTGGATTGGCAATGCTGCAGTTCATGGAAAATTTGCCACTGTTTTCGCTAAGCTGGTGTTGCCAACTCACGGTTCTAAGAAGACTGCTGATATGGGTGTTCATGCATTCATTGTTCCAATAAGAGATCTTAAGACTCATAAAACTCTTCCTGGAATTGAAATACACGATTGTGGCCACAAGGTAGGCCTCAATGGGGTGGATAATGGAGCATTGAGATTCCGTTCAGTGAGAATTCCACGAGATAATCTCCTTGATCGATTTGGACAGGTTTCCCGAGATGGGAAGTATAAGAGTAGTCTACCATCGATCAATAAAAGATTTGCAGCCACGTTAGGAGAACTTGTGGGTGGAAGAGTTGGCCTGGCATATTCGTCAGCTAGTGTTCTTAAGATTGCTTCTACAATTGCAATTCGATATTCACTGTTACGTCAGCAGTTCGGTCCTCCAAAGCAGCCTGAAGTCAGTATTCTGGATTACCAATCTCAACAACACAAGCTAATGCCTATGCTGGCATCAACATACGCCTTCCAATTTGCTACTATACAACTAGTGGAGAAGTATGCACAGATGAAGAAGACTCATGATGAAGAACTAGTTGGAGATGTGCATGCATTATCAGCAGGGCTTAAGGCTTATATTACTTCATACACAGCGAAGTCATTGAGTACCTGCAGGGAAGCCTGTGGTGGCCATGGATATGCTGCTGTAAATCGCTTTGGTACTCTTAGGAACGATCATGATATTTTTCAGACTTTTGAAGGAGACAATACAGTTCTTCTACAACAG GTCGCAGCATACCTCTTGAAGCAATACAAAGAGAAATTTCAAGGTGGGACACTTGCAGTTACATGGAACTACTTGCGAGAATCCATGAATACGTATCTGTCTCAGCCAAATCCTGTCACTGCACGCTGGGAAAGTACAGACCATCTGCGAGATCCTAAGTTTCAGCTAGATGCCTTCCAA TATCGAACATCTCGGTTACTTCAAAGTGTGGCTGTTCGTCTTCGCAAGCATACTAAAACCCTTGGGGGGTTTGGTGCATGGAATAGATGCCTGAATCACCTCCTAACTCTTGCAGAATCTCATATCGAATCTGTAATCCTTGCTCAGTTTATTGAAGCTATACAAAG ATGTCCCAATGCGAATACACAGGCTACTCTGAAACTCGTATGCGATCTTTATGCCTTGGATCGAATCTGGAACGACATCGGAACGTACCGAAATGTTGACTATGTAGCTCCCAACAAAGCAAAG GCAATTCACAAGCTCACCGAATATCTATGTTTTCAAGTGAGAAACATTGCACAAGAACTAGTTGATGCATTTGATCTTCCAGATCATGTAACTCGGGCTCCCATTGCAATGCAGTCGAATGCTTACTCCCAATACACACAATACGTCGGGTTCTGA
- the LOC103494417 gene encoding protein ALTERED PHOSPHATE STARVATION RESPONSE 1, translating into MGGTNSKIDNNEALRLCKERKRYIKQAIDSRYALAAAHVCYVQALRNVGVSLRRYAEAEVLIESSLSTSATEIDKTPSHSSYPSPCPSHTADASESPLQESPISPPIATISYMVAGGGTPLTVKVRPSNHSLVYEESVADSSPLPPPPPPPLHESGPSWDYFDTNDEIESFRFSGTGGMDVNFEDERMWKQFKGEIIDPTKDKSHEGTSKLEAVQKAGDNCENLSSFEAVEERNLEMTRREDKEVNSASISNKVVLEQSGSRGGMELEKRLCTEQEDPSEFITHRAKDFLSSIKEIDNRFQRASESGREISRMLEANKIRVGYLEENGSISGFAFLDPLRRLRLVCCPAKPALFSHEPQKTKVITWKRSTSTRSSSSRNPLAAKDDDDSGSEFVEEFCMISGSHSSTLDRLYAWERKLYDEVKASESIRKEYDRKCDQLRYLFAKDYSTQVIDKTRAVVKDLHSRIRVAIYSVDSISKRIEKMRDEEMQPQLIELIQGLIRMWKAMLECHHAQYITISLAYHSKSTAMGTPRADAQRQISVQLQQEIECFGLSFANWINSLASYVGALNGWLQHCIQPQERSKSRRPFSPRRVIAPPIFVLCRDWLIGIDDLPSNELSNAIRAFLAELNCSISQQAELQRKQKLVEANTGEELEGKGNENNTFSSNLSCIHSSLTKVLDRLTKFSEASLKMYEDVRQKSEAAQSTYLNYKPVRY; encoded by the exons ATGGGTGGTACGAACTCCAAAATCGACAACAACGAAGCCCTACGCCTTTGTAAGGAGCGAAAACGGTACATCAAACAGGCCATCGATTCGAGATACGCTCTAGCCGCCGCCCATGTCTGTTACGTTCAGGCCCTCAGAAACGTCGGCGTTTCTCTCCGGCGATACGCCGAGGCTGAGGTGTTGATAGAATCGTCTTTGTCAACATCGGCTACCGAGATCGACAAAACGCCGTCGCATTCCTCTTATCCGTCTCCATGTCCGTCGCACACTGCCGATGCTTCGGAGTCTCCATTGCAAGAAAGCCCCATTTCCCCGCCGATAGCCACTATTAGTTACATGGTCGCCGGAGGTGGAACCCCTCTTACCGTCAAGGTCCGGCCAAGTAACCATAGTTTGGTGTATGAAGAATCAGTTGCTGATTCTTCCCCATTGCCTCCACCACCCCCACCGCCGCTCCACGAGTCGGGGCCATCTTGGGATTACTTTGATACCAACGATGAAATTGAGAGCTTTAGGTTTTCGGGGACTGGTGGAATGGATGTGAACTTTGAGGATGAGAGAATGTGGAAGCAATTTAAGGGAGAAATTATAGATCCCACGAAAGATAAATCTCATGAAGGAACTTCAAAGCTAGAAGCAGTGCAAAAAGCTGGTGATAATTGTGAGAATTTGAGTTCCTTTGAGGCTGTTGAAGAAAGAAATTTGGAGATGACGAGACGGGAAGATAAAGAGGTTAATTCGGCAAGTATATCGAACAAAGTCGTACTTGAACAATCTGGTTCAAGAGGCGGGATGGAGTTGGAGAAGAGATTGTGTACTGAACAAGAGGATCCCTCAGAGTTTATTACTCATAGAGCTAAAGATTTTCTTTCCAGCATTAAGGAGATCGATAATCGGTTTCAGAGAGCTTCGGAATCTGGGAGGGAGATCTCTAGAATGCTTGAAGCCAATAAAATCAGAGTTGGATACCTTGAAGAAAACG GAAGTATATCTGGTTTTGCTTTTCTCGACCCTTTACGTCGATTACGTCTTGTTTGTTGTCCTGCAAAACCTGCCCTCTTTTCTCATG AACCTCAGAAGACAAAAGTGATTACATGGAAACGGTCAACATCAACTCGGTCATCTTCATCAAGGAATCCTCTTGCTGCCAAAGATGACGACGACAGTGGAAGTGAGTTTGTAGAAGAGTTCTGTATGATCTCTGGAAGTCATTCCTCTACATTGGATCGGCTTTACGCGTGGGAGAGGAAACTCTACGATGAAGTCAAG GCAAGCGAATCCATTAGGAAGGAGTATGATCGTAAGTGTGATCAACTCAGATATCTATTTGCAAAGGATTATAGTACACAAGTCATCGACAAAACGAGGGCAGTTGTCAAGGATCTGCACTCCCGAATACGAGTTGCAATTTATTCTGTTGATTCAATATCAAAACGCATTGAGAAAATGAGGGATGAAGAGATGCAGCCACAACTCATTGAGCTCATTCAGGG GTTGATCAGGATGTGGAAGGCGATGCTTGAATGTCATCACGCACAGTACATAACAATATCATTGGCATATCATTCAAAGAGTACTGCCATGGGTACACCTCGAGCAGATGCACAGAGGCAGATATCGGTTCAACTTCAACAAGAAATCGAATGTTTTGGCCTAAGCTTTGCAAACTGGATCAATAGCCTTGCATCGTATGTTGGTGCTCTGAATGGCTGGCTACAACATTGTATTCAGCCACAGGAACGTTCAAAGAGCAGAAGGCCATTCTCTCCTCGCCGTGTCATTGCCCCACCTATCTTTGTCCTCTGTCGCGATTGGTTAATCGGAATTGATGACCTTCCATCCAATGAACTCAGCAATGCCATCAGAGCCTTCTTGGCAGAATTGAACTGTTCAATATCCCAACAAGCTGAACTACAGAGGAAACAGAAGCTTGTTGAAGCAAACACTGGTGAAGAACTAGAAGGGAAAGGCAACGAAAACAACACATTCTCTTCAAACTTAAGTTGCATACATTCAAGTTTAACAAAAGTTCTCGATCGACTAACGAAATTTTCCGAGGCCTCACTCAAAATGTACGAAGATGTTAGACAGAAAAGCGAGGCCGCACAATCAACATATTTGAATTATAAGCCAGTTAGATATTAA
- the LOC103494418 gene encoding putative ETHYLENE INSENSITIVE 3-like 4 protein, with the protein MMVEFHGEIRSHNNDEDDRDQEPEEEISYDDLKKRMWRDRQRLKKMKERHDEEEPESAAREEASRRKKMARAQDSILKCMDKNMEACKAQGFVYGIVPEKGKPVTGSSESLREWWKDDVRFEQDAPMAIAKFLPKVIEESGIDPNSFLHLLTDLQDTTLGSILSALMHHCIPPQRKFPLEKGLAPPWWPTGNELWWGEQGAAGGHGVPPYKKPHDLKKAWKISVLAAVIKHMLPDLDNMRKLIRQSKNLQAKMTAKETLTWAKVVNQEEALLKLTKKSLRITDEEEEEEEHNKNRDKQCSDEIMTKRKCVFEQEPVSDSMLYPCQNQWCPQSEVLMGFIDKRARTEHETQCICRGERSEEFSDEQSIDTHLKSVVEWMNWELGRAEAGSEEARIEDAGDGSGSSTVEDYGSGYWNMDLNASPGEDLSGQQQDATSIWDLRYEWGAEE; encoded by the coding sequence ATGATGGTGGAGTTCCATGGAGAAATCCGATCCCATAACAACGATGAAGACGACCGAGATCAAGAACCAGAAGAGGAAATTAGCTACGATGATCTCAAGAAACGAATGTGGAGAGATCGACAACggttgaagaagatgaaggagaGGCATGATGAAGAAGAGCCTGAATCTGCTGCAAGAGAAGAAGCTTCTCGCCGGAAGAAAATGGCTCGAGCTCAAGATTCCATTCTTAAGTGCATGGATAAAAACATGGAAGCTTGTAAAGCTCAAGGGTTTGTTTATGGAATCGTTCCGGAAAAAGGAAAACCGGTCACTGGTTCTTCCGAGAGCCTCCGTGAATGGTGGAAAGATGATGTCCGATTCGAACAAGATGCTCCGATGGCCATAGCGAAATTTCTCCCCAAAGTAATTGAAGAATCAGGAATCGATCCCAATTCGTTTTTGCATTTACTCACCGATTTACAGGACACAACATTGGGATCCATTCTCTCCGCCTTGATGCATCACTGTATTCCTCCACAGAGGAAATTCCCATTGGAAAAGGGTTTAGCGCCGCCATGGTGGCCGACGGGTAACGAGCTTTGGTGGGGTGAACAGGGCGCCGCCGGTGGTCATGGTGTTCCCCCGTATAAAAAGCCCCACGATCTCAAAAAGGCGTGGAAAATCAGTGTCTTGGCGGCGGTGATTAAACACATGTTACCTGATTTAGACAACATGAGGAAATTAATTCGGCAATCGAAGAATTTACAAGCGAAAATGACAGCGAAAGAGACACTCACTTGGGCTAAAGTTGTGAATCAAGAAGAAGCTCtgttaaaattaacaaaaaagaGCTTAAGAATCAccgacgaagaagaagaagaagaagaacacaACAAAAACAGAGATAAACAGTGCAGCGATGAAATTATGACGAAACGAAAGTGTGTATTCGAACAAGAACCCGTATCGGATTCGATGTTATACCCTTGCCAGAATCAATGGTGTCCACAGAGTGAAGTGCTAATGGGATTCATAGACAAGAGAGCAAGAACAGAGCATGAGACACAGTGCATTTGCAGAGGAGAGAGGTCAGAGGAATTCTCGGACGAGCAATCGATAGACACACATTTGAAGAGCGTGGTGGAGTGGATGAACTGGGAGCTGGGGAGGGCGGAGGCGGGGAGTGAGGAGGCGAGGATAGAAGATGCCGGAGATGGGTCGGGGAGCAGCACGGTGGAGGATTACGGGAGTGGATACTGGAATATGGATCTGAATGCGAGTCCCGGGGAGGATTTGAGTGGGCAACAACAAGATGCTACTTCTATTTGGGATTTGAGATATGAATGGGGAGCTGAAGAATGA
- the LOC103494419 gene encoding major pollen allergen Lol p 11-like translates to MATSNLFKLLIGVCFLVLLHGLPASAQLFVVNGCVYCDTCRCGFETNVSTPVSGAKVRLECRDRATWVLKFTKEATTNSKGKYKIDVYEDHKDESCKVVLVSSPHRGCDRPDIGRNSATVILTNNNGLTSISRYANAMGFLIRRPLAFCPTILKQYLDFDESL, encoded by the exons ATGGCTACTTCCAATCTTTTCAAGTTATTGATTGGTGTTTGTTTTCTCGTGCTTCTTCACGGCCTTCCTGCCTCGGCGCAGCTTTTCGTCGTCAATGGTTGTGTCTACTGCGACACTTGTCGGTGTGGTTTCGAGACCAACGTCTCCACTCCCGTTTCTG GGGCGAAAGTGAGGTTGGAGTGCAGAGATAGAGCCACATGGGTGTTGAAGTTCACCAAAGAAGCTACTACCAATTCTAAAGGAAAATACAAAATTGATGTGTATGAAGACCACAAGGATGAGAGTTGTAAGGTAGTTCTTGTGAGTAGTCCTCATCGTGGATGCGACCGTCCCGATATAGGCCGAAACAGTGCTACTGTCATTCTCACCAACAACAATGGTCTCACTAGTATCTCCCGCTATGCAAATGCCATGGGCTTCTTGATTCGACGTCCTCTCGCTTTTTGTCCCACCATTCTCAAACAATATCTCGACTTCGATGAATCATTGTGA